The proteins below are encoded in one region of Verrucomicrobiales bacterium:
- a CDS encoding DUF2249 domain-containing protein yields the protein MSMPAISQFKRLDVRTLLQRGEEPLPAILKRVQELAAGAGLLVIAPFLPSPLIELLGSQGFESKIERGEAGSWIVYFWRKCD from the coding sequence ATGAGCATGCCTGCTATCAGTCAATTCAAGCGACTCGATGTTCGGACCCTTCTCCAACGTGGGGAGGAACCGCTGCCGGCCATCCTTAAGCGAGTCCAAGAACTTGCTGCTGGAGCAGGTTTGCTTGTCATCGCACCATTCCTGCCATCGCCGTTGATTGAGCTGCTTGGCAGCCAGGGCTTTGAATCGAAAATCGAACGCGGCGAGGCAGGGAGTTGGATTGTTTACTTCTGGCGGAAATGTGACTAA